A genomic window from Paenibacillus thermoaerophilus includes:
- a CDS encoding ABC transporter substrate-binding protein produces the protein MKEHKQMKRWSWSNKWRKMIKATAPVVLAASLAACGGESGGSASSPSQTPANSAEPAELTVLLDWYPNAVHSFLYAAESQGYFKEAGLKVKLQPPSDTNDPLKLVAAGQADLAISYQKQIVLSRAEGIPLVSVAAIVRHPLNQLMALESSGAKSPKDLAGKKVGYPSFDLDVQTVKSMVEADGGDPSKVEFVDVGWDLMPAMTTKRVDAIIGGYVNHEKLILEKEGVKLQTMNPMDYKVPDFYELVLATSDETLNKKGDEIRRFWEAATKGFEYTKQNPGPALKELLKQGSANFPLEKDIETKSLEMLIPLMDDSGKAVFGQQDEASWKSAIEWIRNTGMINKDIQPSEVYKNLK, from the coding sequence ATGAAGGAGCACAAACAGATGAAACGTTGGAGCTGGAGCAACAAATGGCGCAAAATGATAAAAGCGACGGCGCCCGTCGTGCTGGCCGCTTCGCTGGCTGCCTGCGGCGGCGAAAGCGGGGGATCGGCGTCCTCTCCGTCCCAGACGCCGGCGAACAGCGCCGAACCGGCGGAACTGACCGTGTTGCTGGACTGGTATCCGAACGCGGTGCATTCGTTCCTGTACGCGGCGGAGTCGCAGGGGTATTTCAAGGAAGCGGGATTAAAGGTCAAGCTTCAGCCGCCGTCGGATACGAACGACCCGTTGAAGCTGGTGGCCGCCGGCCAGGCGGACCTGGCGATCAGCTACCAGAAGCAGATCGTGCTTTCCCGGGCCGAGGGCATTCCGCTCGTGTCCGTCGCGGCGATCGTCCGTCACCCGCTGAACCAGCTTATGGCGCTTGAATCCAGCGGCGCCAAGTCGCCGAAGGATCTGGCCGGCAAAAAGGTCGGCTATCCGTCGTTCGATCTCGACGTCCAGACGGTCAAGTCGATGGTCGAGGCCGACGGCGGCGATCCGTCCAAAGTGGAATTCGTCGATGTCGGCTGGGATCTGATGCCCGCGATGACGACGAAGCGGGTGGATGCGATTATCGGCGGCTACGTCAACCACGAGAAGCTGATTCTGGAGAAGGAAGGCGTCAAGCTCCAGACGATGAACCCGATGGACTACAAGGTTCCGGATTTTTACGAGCTGGTGCTGGCGACGAGCGACGAGACGCTGAACAAAAAAGGCGACGAGATCCGCCGATTCTGGGAAGCGGCAACCAAAGGCTTTGAGTATACGAAGCAAAATCCCGGACCGGCGCTCAAGGAGCTGCTGAAGCAAGGCAGCGCGAACTTCCCGCTGGAAAAAGACATCGAGACGAAAAGCCTCGAGATGCTGATTCCGCTGATGGACGACTCCGGCAAAGCGGTGTTCGGACAGCAGGACGAGGCATCGTGGAAATCCGCAATCGAATGGATTCGCAACACGGGAATGATCAACAAGGACATTCAACCGTCCGAGGTGTACAAAAACTTGAAATAG
- a CDS encoding cytochrome c oxidase subunit II has protein sequence MHMHRLEKMWLTFGVAMLAVFLIVLGIGVFANGAQPPTTHAHGGHEKPAPELAEETAPFDKPGLHKIGDNEYKLVMVAIAFAYKPLEDKIVIPAGATVHFEVTSTDVVHGLQIPGTNVNMMAVPGETTNFTFTFKKPGEYLVLCNEYCGNGHEMMWTTITVA, from the coding sequence TTGCACATGCATCGACTGGAAAAAATGTGGCTGACGTTCGGCGTCGCCATGCTGGCGGTCTTCCTGATCGTGCTGGGGATCGGGGTTTTCGCGAACGGAGCGCAGCCGCCGACCACGCACGCCCACGGCGGACACGAAAAACCCGCGCCCGAGCTGGCCGAGGAAACTGCGCCTTTCGACAAGCCGGGGCTTCACAAGATCGGCGACAACGAATACAAGCTCGTCATGGTGGCGATCGCCTTCGCCTATAAGCCGCTGGAGGACAAGATTGTTATTCCGGCGGGGGCGACCGTTCATTTCGAGGTCACAAGCACCGACGTCGTTCACGGACTGCAAATTCCCGGCACCAACGTCAATATGATGGCGGTTCCCGGCGAGACGACAAACTTCACGTTTACGTTCAAAAAGCCCGGGGAGTACCTGGTATTGTGCAACGAATATTGCGGCAACGGGCATGAAATGATGTGGACGACGATAACGGTCGCCTGA
- a CDS encoding cytochrome c oxidase subunit 2A, giving the protein MKPNPGGERESLKGAFAAVMLLGAFIAVTWIGIYVLYIARG; this is encoded by the coding sequence ATGAAACCGAATCCGGGCGGAGAACGCGAGTCGCTCAAGGGCGCATTCGCGGCGGTAATGCTGCTGGGCGCGTTCATAGCGGTGACTTGGATCGGCATCTATGTCCTGTATATCGCGAGGGGGTAA
- a CDS encoding ABC transporter permease → MARKWLPPALLLLALALLWEAGVRLLDVKPYIIPAPSRVLQALWEQRAVWPGHIWTTLAEALLGLALSVVFGAASAVWIHFSRIARAAVYPLLVASQTIPIIVLSPIFIAWFGYEIWGKVAVAVLFAFFPIAVNTIDGLRQTDPDALELLRSMGASRSQQFWKLQVPSALPGFFTGFKMAATISVVGASVGEWLGAESGLGMFGRRASNMMKIDLLFASVIILALLGIALFAGAALLERRLTPWRFNRDK, encoded by the coding sequence ATGGCTAGAAAATGGCTGCCTCCCGCCTTGCTGCTGCTGGCGCTCGCGCTGCTCTGGGAGGCGGGGGTCCGCCTGCTGGACGTCAAGCCGTACATCATCCCGGCGCCCAGCCGCGTCCTGCAGGCGTTGTGGGAACAACGCGCCGTATGGCCCGGGCATATCTGGACGACGCTGGCGGAGGCGCTGCTCGGGCTGGCGCTGTCGGTCGTGTTCGGCGCGGCATCGGCGGTCTGGATTCATTTCAGCCGGATCGCGCGGGCGGCCGTGTATCCGCTGCTGGTGGCGTCGCAGACGATTCCGATTATCGTGCTGTCCCCGATCTTTATCGCCTGGTTCGGGTACGAGATCTGGGGCAAGGTGGCCGTAGCCGTGCTGTTCGCGTTTTTCCCGATCGCCGTGAATACGATCGACGGCCTGCGGCAGACCGATCCCGACGCCCTGGAGCTGCTTCGCTCCATGGGAGCGAGCCGCAGCCAGCAGTTCTGGAAGCTGCAGGTTCCGTCGGCGCTGCCCGGCTTTTTCACCGGATTCAAGATGGCCGCGACGATCAGCGTCGTCGGCGCGTCGGTCGGCGAATGGCTCGGCGCCGAGTCCGGCCTCGGCATGTTCGGACGGCGCGCTTCCAATATGATGAAGATCGACCTGCTGTTCGCTTCGGTGATCATTCTGGCGCTGCTCGGCATCGCGCTGTTTGCGGGCGCGGCCCTGCTGGAGCGCAGGCTGACCCCGTGGCGGTTCAACCGGGATAAATAA
- a CDS encoding b(o/a)3-type cytochrome-c oxidase subunit 1: protein MTDTVLAKQSEADGHRFAPQDGKLILAHVLFAFGALVIGAIAGLLQGLVRGGIVTLPAGIGYYQLLTAHGVLMALIFTTYFIFGFIWASIARTLGDLMPQVRRMAWVGFALMTIGTLLGTVLILLNQATVLYTFYAPMKASPLFYIALVHVVAGTWASAAGLFVQYRYWRRKHPGQTSPLLAFMSVATMILWIVATLGVAATILAQLLPLSLGWTERVNVMVSRTLFWYFGHPLVYFWLLPAYMCWYVVIPKVIGGRIFSDSLARLSFVLFVLFSIPVGFHHQLMEPGISPLWKFVQVVLTFMVVIPSLMTAFSLFATFELTGRERGRRGLFGWLKAMPYKDVRFFAPFMGMLIFIPAGAGGIVNASNQMNGVVHNTLWVTGHFHLTVASGVALTFFGIAYWLIPAATGRKLTPKLHRLGIVQTWVWAVGMLFMSGAMHSVGLLGSPRRTAYTTYGDNAEAVGWMPYHVVMAVGGTILFVSVVLLVINIVLLLRAPRGVEEFPLGETAPDSPAVPVWLERWGLWVGIVIVLVLFAYTVPFADMIQHAGPGAKGVVTW, encoded by the coding sequence ATGACAGATACGGTACTGGCAAAACAATCGGAGGCGGACGGGCATCGCTTCGCTCCGCAGGACGGAAAGCTGATCCTGGCTCACGTGCTGTTCGCTTTCGGGGCGCTTGTGATCGGAGCGATCGCCGGTTTGCTGCAGGGACTCGTGCGCGGCGGAATCGTTACGCTGCCGGCCGGAATCGGCTATTACCAACTGCTGACCGCGCACGGCGTGCTGATGGCGCTGATTTTTACGACGTACTTTATCTTTGGCTTTATCTGGGCGAGCATCGCGCGTACGCTGGGGGACTTGATGCCGCAGGTGCGCCGCATGGCTTGGGTCGGCTTCGCGCTGATGACGATCGGCACGTTGCTGGGGACGGTTCTCATTCTGCTGAACCAGGCGACGGTGCTCTATACGTTCTACGCGCCGATGAAGGCTTCTCCGCTCTTCTATATCGCCCTGGTGCACGTCGTGGCGGGCACATGGGCTTCGGCGGCGGGACTGTTCGTGCAGTACCGGTACTGGCGGCGCAAGCATCCGGGGCAGACGTCGCCGCTGCTCGCCTTCATGAGCGTAGCGACGATGATTCTGTGGATCGTGGCGACGCTCGGCGTCGCGGCGACGATCCTGGCGCAACTGCTGCCGCTGTCGCTCGGGTGGACCGAACGCGTGAACGTCATGGTCAGCCGGACGCTGTTCTGGTATTTCGGGCATCCGCTCGTCTACTTCTGGCTGCTTCCCGCGTACATGTGCTGGTACGTCGTCATCCCGAAGGTGATCGGCGGACGGATCTTCAGCGACAGTCTGGCGCGGCTCTCGTTCGTGCTGTTCGTGCTGTTCTCGATTCCGGTCGGCTTTCACCATCAGTTGATGGAGCCGGGCATCTCGCCGCTCTGGAAATTCGTGCAGGTCGTGCTGACGTTTATGGTCGTGATTCCGTCGCTGATGACCGCGTTCTCGCTGTTCGCCACGTTTGAGCTGACGGGGCGGGAGCGGGGCCGCCGGGGATTGTTCGGCTGGCTCAAAGCGATGCCGTACAAGGATGTCCGGTTTTTCGCTCCGTTTATGGGCATGCTGATCTTTATCCCGGCCGGAGCCGGGGGAATCGTCAACGCCAGCAATCAGATGAACGGCGTCGTGCACAATACGCTGTGGGTGACGGGCCATTTTCACTTGACGGTCGCTTCCGGCGTCGCGCTGACCTTCTTCGGCATCGCTTATTGGCTCATTCCGGCGGCGACGGGGCGCAAGCTTACGCCGAAGCTCCACCGGCTGGGCATCGTCCAGACCTGGGTCTGGGCCGTCGGCATGCTGTTCATGTCGGGCGCGATGCACAGCGTCGGCCTGCTCGGCTCGCCGCGCCGCACCGCGTATACGACCTACGGGGACAACGCCGAAGCGGTCGGCTGGATGCCGTACCATGTCGTGATGGCAGTCGGCGGAACCATTCTGTTCGTCTCGGTCGTGCTGCTGGTCATCAACATCGTCCTGCTGCTTCGGGCTCCCCGCGGCGTCGAAGAGTTCCCGCTCGGCGAGACCGCTCCGGATTCCCCGGCTGTGCCTGTCTGGCTGGAACGTTGGGGGCTTTGGGTCGGCATCGTTATCGTGCTCGTGCTGTTCGCGTATACGGTGCCGTTTGCGGATATGATTCAGCATGCGGGGCCCGGGGCCAAGGGCGTCGTGACCTGGTAG
- a CDS encoding WIAG-tail domain codes for MKKKDKNRAGGMGETLRPRRVNARMNELDWFNSVDAASSSKPAEAEAQLSMRGTVHVEDMAAPLESDAEEAVMRLPADVRREPEPAPVPEPGPARRPRIVPAARPPLAKPEEPPVKLPTAAEMLAERQALGRKPVVYTDDLTDGAVTGAKLAPFAVDGGKIRDGSIGEDHLRDFAVTAEKLADRSVTADKLAPGSVDTEHLADLSISGSKLQPRSISGDKLQDGSITWEKIADRTLDVGKLADQSIVTRHIRESAITPERLQDGAVTSAKIAPASVFDTHLAAGSVNTPKLADEAVTESKLRSASVTSAKLADGAVGSVHIKPASIESRHLAAGSVQSEHLAREHVTEHHIRDGAVSGSKLAEGAVGSEQLAAGAVLASHLAANAVRSIHVAAQAIEAAHLAPQSVETEHLSQESVGTNQLQDGAVTSAKLADSSVEFRHLAPLSVHARQLGDHAVTTSKLARESVSTDKLNDLAVTTVKLAPKAVTTDKLAIGAVRSEQLALESVVTDHLGAGAVTGDKLAAGAVGDKHLLPESVGGSHLKRGAVDSRHIQAGAVLQTHLAEASVDGTKLAWESVDAPHLKPESVRGVHLSPGSVKSGHLAGEAVQTDKLADAAVTGAKLAAGSVSTAHIATGAVTSDKLQPGGIGAEQLAEGAVGSRHVSPGSIEAVHLKPDSLTGDRIRDGSLEARHLADGAVGASAIAHEAVESRHLAKGAVTVHAIAAGAVSVDKLAAGAVTGEKIGLEQISGKHLAYGSVHSYHLKEGSVHGEHLEPGAVASEHLQAGSVGHRELQAGSVGPEQLAAGAVTAEKLAARAVGREHLQAGSVGEEHLADGSVTGATLAPGSVGSPHLRPEAVGGEHLQVGSVGEEHLADAAVTGTKLAEASVDAVHLRPWSVGFRHLQPETVGIEQLQAGSVTSSKLAAGAVAHEHLAPGSVGEPQLREGAVGRAHIQPGSIGPEQLEAEAVTPEKLAAYAVGREHLQAGSVGEEHLADGSVTGAKLAPESVGSPHLRPEAVGGEHLQAGSVGEEHLADGSVTGAKLAEASVDAVHLRPWSVGFRHLQPEAVGIEQLQAGSVTSSKLAAGAVAHEHLAPGSVGESQLREGIVGLAHIQPASVGEEQLVDGAVSGEKLASASVSSRHLANESIESRHICDQSIGEEHLAEGSVGTAHLQAESVTADKLAEGCVTGDKLAVGSVGRDHLEAGSVGGDEIAPGSLRAEHFAPGWLQAQHIPDRIIAESMLAEQSVTSRQLREGAVRPEHLSFNPVCGQTGIAAVQQLFGAETFEWNSADETAEVKVTFPQAFANDRYVITAMTDVISCYPVLLRRSTTGATLLLVRSKVSPPSRGLLMWVAVGARP; via the coding sequence ATGAAAAAAAAGGACAAAAACCGCGCAGGGGGGATGGGGGAGACCCTTCGTCCCCGCCGGGTCAACGCCCGAATGAACGAGCTTGACTGGTTCAATTCGGTAGACGCCGCTTCCTCATCCAAGCCGGCCGAAGCCGAGGCGCAACTGAGCATGAGAGGAACCGTGCACGTCGAGGATATGGCCGCTCCCCTCGAAAGTGATGCGGAGGAAGCCGTTATGCGGTTGCCGGCTGACGTTCGCCGCGAACCGGAACCGGCACCGGTCCCGGAGCCCGGACCGGCGCGCCGCCCTCGAATTGTTCCGGCCGCCAGGCCGCCTCTGGCCAAACCGGAGGAACCGCCCGTCAAGCTGCCGACGGCCGCCGAGATGCTGGCCGAACGCCAGGCGTTGGGGCGCAAGCCGGTCGTCTACACGGACGATCTTACGGACGGGGCGGTTACCGGCGCCAAGCTTGCTCCGTTTGCGGTGGACGGCGGCAAAATCCGCGACGGCAGCATCGGGGAGGACCACCTGCGGGACTTCGCGGTGACGGCGGAAAAGCTCGCCGACCGAAGCGTGACGGCGGATAAGCTGGCGCCCGGATCGGTCGATACCGAGCATCTCGCCGATCTGAGCATCAGCGGCAGCAAGCTGCAGCCCAGATCGATCAGCGGCGACAAGCTGCAGGACGGAAGCATCACCTGGGAGAAAATTGCGGACCGGACGCTCGATGTCGGCAAGCTGGCCGATCAGTCGATCGTGACGCGGCATATCCGGGAAAGCGCGATTACGCCGGAACGGCTGCAGGACGGAGCGGTGACTTCTGCGAAGATTGCCCCCGCCTCGGTGTTCGATACGCATCTGGCGGCCGGCAGCGTGAATACGCCGAAGCTGGCGGACGAAGCGGTCACCGAGTCGAAGCTGAGGAGCGCTTCCGTCACTTCCGCGAAGCTGGCCGACGGCGCCGTCGGAAGCGTCCATATCAAGCCCGCGTCCATCGAGTCGCGCCATCTGGCCGCGGGCTCGGTGCAGTCCGAGCATTTGGCCCGGGAGCATGTAACGGAGCACCATATCCGGGATGGAGCCGTCAGCGGCTCCAAGCTGGCGGAAGGGGCGGTCGGCTCGGAGCAGTTGGCTGCGGGCGCCGTGCTCGCCTCCCATCTCGCGGCGAATGCCGTTCGATCCATCCATGTCGCCGCCCAGGCGATCGAAGCCGCGCATTTGGCCCCGCAATCCGTGGAGACCGAGCATCTGTCTCAGGAATCGGTCGGAACCAACCAATTGCAGGACGGCGCCGTCACTTCCGCGAAGCTGGCCGACAGCTCCGTCGAATTCCGCCATCTCGCGCCGCTCTCCGTCCATGCGAGGCAGCTTGGCGACCATGCCGTCACGACGTCGAAGCTGGCAAGAGAATCGGTGTCGACCGACAAGCTGAACGATCTGGCCGTCACGACCGTGAAGCTTGCCCCGAAGGCGGTGACGACCGACAAGCTGGCCATCGGAGCGGTTCGTTCCGAGCAGCTTGCGCTGGAGAGCGTCGTCACCGATCACCTGGGCGCGGGGGCCGTCACCGGCGACAAATTGGCGGCCGGCGCGGTCGGCGACAAGCATCTGCTGCCGGAATCGGTGGGAGGCAGCCATCTGAAGAGGGGCGCGGTCGACTCCCGGCATATACAAGCCGGAGCCGTTCTCCAGACGCATCTGGCGGAAGCTTCGGTGGACGGAACGAAGCTCGCGTGGGAGAGCGTCGACGCCCCCCATCTGAAGCCGGAGTCGGTGCGAGGGGTTCATCTGTCCCCCGGCAGCGTGAAATCGGGGCATCTCGCGGGCGAAGCGGTCCAAACCGACAAGCTGGCGGACGCGGCTGTTACGGGAGCCAAGCTCGCGGCCGGTTCGGTGTCGACGGCGCATATCGCGACGGGAGCCGTCACCTCCGACAAGCTGCAGCCCGGCGGAATCGGGGCGGAGCAACTGGCCGAAGGTGCCGTAGGGTCCCGGCATGTGTCGCCCGGGAGCATCGAAGCCGTTCATCTGAAGCCGGACAGTCTGACGGGAGACCGGATTCGCGACGGTTCGCTGGAAGCCCGCCATCTCGCGGACGGCGCCGTCGGAGCTTCGGCTATCGCCCATGAGGCCGTCGAATCCCGCCACTTGGCCAAAGGCGCGGTGACGGTCCATGCGATCGCGGCCGGCGCGGTGTCGGTCGACAAGCTTGCGGCGGGAGCCGTCACGGGCGAGAAGATCGGTCTTGAGCAAATTTCCGGCAAGCATCTCGCATACGGCAGCGTTCACAGCTACCACCTGAAAGAAGGCAGCGTGCACGGCGAACATCTGGAGCCGGGAGCGGTCGCTTCGGAGCATCTGCAGGCCGGCAGCGTCGGCCACAGGGAACTGCAAGCCGGCAGCGTCGGCCCGGAGCAACTGGCGGCGGGAGCGGTGACCGCCGAGAAGCTGGCCGCCCGCGCGGTTGGCCGGGAGCATCTGCAGGCGGGCAGCGTCGGCGAGGAGCATCTGGCGGACGGCTCCGTGACGGGAGCGACGCTGGCTCCCGGGTCGGTCGGCTCCCCGCATCTCCGGCCCGAAGCCGTCGGCGGCGAGCATCTGCAGGTCGGCAGCGTCGGCGAGGAGCATCTGGCGGACGCCGCCGTGACGGGGACGAAGCTGGCGGAGGCGTCCGTCGATGCCGTCCACTTGCGTCCGTGGTCGGTCGGCTTCCGCCACCTGCAACCGGAAACGGTCGGGATCGAGCAGTTGCAAGCGGGCAGCGTCACCTCCTCGAAATTGGCGGCGGGAGCGGTCGCGCACGAGCATCTGGCCCCCGGTTCCGTCGGCGAACCGCAGCTCCGCGAAGGGGCCGTGGGCCGGGCGCATATCCAGCCCGGCAGCATCGGCCCCGAGCAACTGGAGGCGGAAGCGGTGACTCCCGAGAAGCTGGCCGCCTACGCGGTTGGCCGGGAGCATCTGCAGGCGGGCAGCGTCGGCGAGGAGCATCTGGCGGACGGCTCCGTGACGGGAGCGAAGCTGGCTCCCGAGTCGGTCGGCTCCCCGCATCTCCGGCCCGAAGCCGTCGGCGGCGAGCATCTGCAGGCGGGCAGCGTCGGCGAGGAGCATCTGGCGGACGGCTCCGTGACGGGGGCGAAGCTGGCGGAGGCGTCCGTCGATGCCGTCCACCTGCGTCCGTGGTCGGTCGGCTTCCGCCACCTGCAACCGGAAGCGGTCGGGATCGAGCAGTTGCAAGCGGGCAGCGTCACCTCCTCGAAATTGGCGGCGGGCGCGGTCGCGCACGAGCATCTGGCTCCCGGTTCCGTCGGCGAATCGCAGCTCCGCGAAGGAATTGTGGGTCTCGCGCACATCCAGCCCGCCAGCGTCGGCGAGGAGCAACTGGTCGACGGCGCCGTCAGCGGCGAGAAGCTGGCGTCGGCCAGCGTCTCTTCCCGGCATCTCGCGAACGAGTCGATCGAATCTCGGCATATATGCGACCAGTCGATCGGCGAGGAGCATCTGGCCGAAGGCTCGGTGGGAACGGCGCACCTGCAGGCGGAATCGGTCACCGCCGACAAGCTTGCCGAAGGTTGCGTAACCGGGGACAAATTGGCTGTCGGCAGCGTCGGCCGCGATCATCTCGAAGCGGGCAGCGTGGGCGGGGACGAGATTGCGCCGGGCAGCCTGCGGGCCGAGCACTTTGCCCCGGGATGGCTTCAGGCGCAACATATCCCGGACCGCATCATTGCCGAGAGCATGCTGGCGGAGCAGTCCGTCACGAGCCGCCAATTGCGGGAAGGGGCCGTCCGCCCCGAGCACCTGTCGTTTAATCCCGTATGCGGGCAGACGGGAATCGCCGCCGTCCAACAATTGTTCGGAGCGGAAACGTTCGAATGGAATTCCGCGGACGAAACCGCCGAGGTGAAAGTGACGTTCCCGCAAGCTTTCGCCAACGACCGTTACGTCATAACGGCCATGACCGACGTCATCTCCTGCTACCCCGTGCTGCTGCGACGTTCGACGACCGGGGCGACGCTGCTGCTCGTGCGGTCCAAGGTCAGCCCGCCGAGCCGCGGACTGCTGATGTGGGTCGCGGTTGGCGCCCGGCCGTAA
- a CDS encoding glycosyltransferase family 4 protein — MTSRDKPRVVWVTPGSFPVPYAGSSSVERVVAEVSRRLAPYAEVTVVGRLGAGQARSETIDGVAYRRVPRMRPLAYAKAAAAIVRRLAPDVVIAENRPRLARELKRRCPPGCKVWLSLQSTTFVAPHHIGRAELRACFKSADRIVANSDFLRRRLAALVPSAAGKIAVNHLGVDPDAFPSRWDDPQALEREELLASHGATGRKVLLYVGRLQPYKGVHHLLEAMPAVAAAHPDALLFVVGGAYYGSRRTSAYSRRLQRMARRLRGHVRFVPYEPHDRVARWFRAADIAVVPSSAREAFGLVNAEAMASGVPVVATNAGGIGEVVAHGETGLLVPLRNVPDGLAAAVSELLRDPERMRAYGEAGRRRALTFFTWQATAMRLAAMLGVGGV, encoded by the coding sequence ATGACGTCACGAGACAAGCCGCGGGTCGTCTGGGTGACGCCGGGTTCTTTCCCGGTTCCGTACGCGGGCAGCAGTTCGGTGGAGCGGGTCGTTGCGGAAGTGAGCCGGAGGCTTGCGCCTTATGCGGAAGTGACGGTTGTCGGCCGGCTCGGTGCGGGGCAGGCGCGATCGGAGACGATCGACGGCGTCGCGTACCGGCGCGTGCCCCGGATGCGGCCGCTTGCATACGCGAAGGCGGCGGCCGCGATCGTGCGCCGGCTGGCGCCCGACGTCGTCATTGCCGAGAATCGTCCGAGGCTCGCGCGCGAGCTCAAGCGGCGTTGTCCGCCCGGCTGCAAGGTCTGGTTGTCGCTGCAGTCGACGACATTTGTGGCGCCGCATCACATCGGCCGGGCCGAGCTGAGGGCGTGCTTCAAGTCGGCGGACCGGATCGTGGCCAACAGCGATTTTCTCCGCCGGCGGCTCGCCGCGCTCGTTCCGTCGGCGGCCGGCAAGATCGCCGTCAATCATCTCGGCGTGGATCCGGACGCGTTCCCGTCCCGCTGGGACGACCCGCAAGCGCTGGAGCGCGAAGAGCTGCTGGCGTCGCACGGGGCGACGGGGCGCAAGGTGCTGCTGTACGTCGGCCGGCTGCAGCCGTACAAGGGGGTGCACCATCTGCTGGAGGCGATGCCGGCCGTGGCGGCGGCCCATCCGGACGCGCTGCTCTTCGTCGTGGGCGGCGCCTACTACGGCTCGCGGCGCACGTCCGCTTATTCCCGGCGGCTGCAGCGGATGGCGCGGCGGCTGCGCGGCCACGTCCGGTTCGTTCCCTACGAACCGCACGACCGCGTCGCCCGGTGGTTCCGCGCGGCGGATATCGCCGTGGTGCCTTCGAGCGCCCGCGAAGCCTTCGGGCTTGTCAACGCCGAAGCGATGGCTTCCGGCGTCCCGGTTGTGGCGACGAACGCGGGCGGCATCGGAGAAGTGGTGGCGCATGGCGAAACGGGGCTGCTGGTGCCGCTTCGGAACGTGCCGGACGGACTGGCGGCGGCCGTCAGCGAGCTGCTGCGCGACCCCGAGCGGATGCGCGCGTACGGCGAAGCCGGGCGCAGGCGCGCGCTTACGTTTTTCACGTGGCAGGCGACCGCCATGCGTCTGGCCGCCATGCTCGGCGTCGGCGGCGTATAG
- a CDS encoding transposase has product MINGWILAFTAAGAAIMLLSAWRWPGVRRVWFALAALSALIAGQLAAGEVLEVRQRGEVFMTTIHELLLNPVLLACASYMGVFALYALAEAAIGSDRR; this is encoded by the coding sequence ATGATCAACGGATGGATCTTGGCCTTCACGGCCGCAGGCGCCGCGATTATGCTGCTGTCGGCATGGCGCTGGCCGGGCGTGAGGCGCGTCTGGTTCGCGCTTGCCGCTCTGTCCGCGCTGATCGCGGGCCAGCTTGCGGCCGGCGAGGTGCTCGAGGTGCGGCAACGGGGAGAAGTGTTCATGACGACGATTCATGAGCTGCTGCTGAATCCCGTCCTGCTTGCGTGCGCCTCCTATATGGGCGTGTTCGCGCTGTATGCGCTGGCCGAGGCGGCGATAGGCAGCGACAGGCGATAA